A single genomic interval of Spirosoma linguale DSM 74 harbors:
- a CDS encoding conserved hypothetical protein (KEGG: rle:RL3795 hypothetical protein), whose amino-acid sequence MERREFIKTTGLIGGAYALAGQPLMANALSPTETRWLDGPMRWAQLAFVERDPGHYDPDFWLSYFKRIHADGALLSAGGVVAFYPTNIPLHHRSDYLGNTDTLGYLVEGCKKQGIKIMLRTDPHAARQNVYDAHPDWIAVNVDGTKRRHWANPDLWVTCSLGPYNFEFMPQVNKEIMERFQPEGIFSNRWAGHDICYCEHCTRNFKAATGLALPQKIERLDPTYRKWADWRTKRLREVWALWDAGIRQQRPASRFIPNGFPDKIVTGKEADLFFADQQARRGLMAPWANGKGAKELRSTLGMKPLIGIFSVGIEEEYRWKDSVQSDAEIRIWVAEGTANGMRPCFVKFGGDIYDKRWMEAVAKVYEGYHKNEKYLCNTASMARVGVVYSEQTDRNYGGKPWQQKSSDHLDGIYQTLVESRIPFDMVNDRLLTPDDLKRFKLLILPNIAALSDSQCAQLQAFVNGGGSLMATFETSLYDEEGNQRPDFGLANLFGVSYAGKVEGPMRNSYLHLRHDAKNSQSQAILKGLDGTPRIINAIHKVDVKPTATFPSPVTLIPTYPDLPMEDVYPRVAETDTRELYLRQVGKGRVAYIPGDLDRSFWQLLNVDHGQLLSNVIHWTLDEAPIAAVTGPGVIDVNVWRQANSMTVHLVNLTNPMMMKGPFRELIPVDAQVSVQVPKGAKVTGVKLLMSGQKPKFESKNGKVSVSVPKVLDHEIVALDLA is encoded by the coding sequence ATGGAACGAAGAGAATTTATCAAGACCACCGGCCTGATTGGCGGGGCCTATGCGCTGGCGGGTCAGCCGTTGATGGCCAACGCCTTGTCGCCAACGGAAACGCGCTGGCTCGACGGGCCGATGCGGTGGGCACAATTGGCGTTTGTGGAGCGTGACCCCGGCCATTACGACCCCGATTTCTGGCTGAGTTACTTCAAACGGATTCATGCCGACGGGGCTTTGCTCAGTGCCGGGGGCGTGGTCGCTTTTTACCCGACCAACATCCCACTGCATCACCGAAGCGATTATCTGGGCAACACCGATACGCTGGGTTATCTGGTGGAAGGCTGCAAAAAACAGGGCATAAAAATCATGCTCCGCACCGATCCTCATGCCGCCCGCCAGAATGTGTACGATGCCCACCCCGACTGGATTGCGGTCAACGTCGATGGTACCAAACGCCGTCACTGGGCCAATCCCGACTTGTGGGTCACCTGCTCGCTTGGGCCGTACAACTTCGAGTTTATGCCGCAGGTGAATAAAGAGATCATGGAGCGATTCCAGCCCGAGGGCATTTTCTCGAACCGATGGGCCGGTCACGACATCTGCTACTGCGAACACTGCACCCGCAATTTCAAAGCGGCTACCGGTCTGGCGTTACCGCAAAAAATAGAACGACTCGACCCCACCTACCGCAAATGGGCCGACTGGCGAACCAAACGACTGCGGGAAGTATGGGCCTTGTGGGATGCCGGTATTCGGCAACAGCGGCCCGCGTCCCGGTTCATCCCCAACGGCTTTCCCGACAAGATCGTCACCGGCAAAGAAGCCGACCTTTTCTTCGCTGATCAACAGGCCCGGCGGGGGCTCATGGCTCCCTGGGCCAATGGCAAAGGAGCCAAGGAACTACGCTCGACGCTGGGGATGAAACCCCTGATTGGCATTTTCAGCGTAGGTATCGAAGAAGAATACCGCTGGAAAGACTCCGTCCAGAGCGACGCCGAAATCCGTATCTGGGTGGCCGAAGGAACGGCCAACGGGATGCGGCCGTGCTTCGTTAAGTTCGGGGGCGACATCTACGACAAACGCTGGATGGAGGCCGTGGCAAAGGTCTACGAAGGTTACCACAAAAACGAAAAGTACCTCTGCAATACCGCGTCGATGGCGCGTGTCGGTGTCGTTTACTCCGAGCAGACCGACCGCAACTACGGCGGCAAACCCTGGCAGCAGAAAAGCAGCGACCACCTCGACGGCATCTACCAGACCCTCGTTGAAAGTCGGATTCCGTTCGATATGGTGAACGACCGGCTGCTTACGCCCGACGATCTGAAGCGGTTCAAGCTGCTGATTCTGCCTAACATTGCCGCCCTTTCCGATAGCCAGTGTGCGCAGTTACAAGCGTTCGTCAACGGGGGCGGCAGTCTGATGGCGACCTTCGAAACGTCGCTGTACGACGAAGAAGGCAACCAACGTCCGGACTTTGGTCTGGCCAACCTCTTTGGGGTGTCGTATGCCGGTAAGGTAGAAGGGCCGATGCGAAACAGTTACCTGCACCTACGCCACGACGCCAAAAACAGCCAGAGCCAGGCGATTCTGAAAGGGCTGGACGGTACACCCCGCATCATAAACGCCATTCATAAAGTTGATGTAAAGCCTACAGCCACCTTCCCCAGTCCGGTTACGCTCATTCCGACCTACCCCGATTTGCCCATGGAAGATGTGTACCCGCGCGTGGCCGAAACCGATACGCGGGAGCTGTATTTGCGGCAAGTGGGGAAAGGCCGCGTCGCGTACATTCCCGGCGATCTGGACCGCTCGTTCTGGCAACTGCTCAATGTCGATCACGGGCAATTGCTGAGCAACGTCATTCACTGGACCCTCGACGAAGCGCCCATAGCCGCCGTAACCGGGCCGGGCGTGATCGATGTCAACGTCTGGCGACAGGCGAATTCGATGACCGTCCATCTGGTCAACCTGACAAATCCGATGATGATGAAAGGCCCGTTTCGGGAGTTGATTCCGGTGGATGCACAGGTGTCGGTTCAGGTGCCTAAGGGTGCAAAGGTGACGGGCGTAAAACTGCTAATGAGCGGGCAGAAGCCCAAATTTGAAAGCAAAAACGGAAAGGTATCGGTAAGCGTGCCGAAGGTTCTCGACCACGAGATTGTGGCGCTGGATCTGGCGTGA
- a CDS encoding conserved hypothetical protein (KEGG: glo:Glov_2176 hypothetical protein), producing the protein MVLSDKAVDYLEQQIPELVSIATRQAYWQTLASGDSVLVAENGQIIEVKPDGSRTYVKTVDKPKAVTQKHFRIPKA; encoded by the coding sequence ATGGTACTTTCTGATAAGGCAGTCGATTATTTAGAACAACAGATTCCTGAACTAGTCTCCATTGCTACGCGGCAGGCTTATTGGCAAACGCTGGCTTCCGGCGATAGTGTTCTGGTTGCCGAGAACGGGCAAATTATAGAAGTAAAACCTGATGGTTCACGTACGTATGTGAAAACCGTCGACAAGCCCAAAGCCGTTACCCAAAAGCATTTCCGCATTCCGAAAGCATGA
- a CDS encoding FAD dependent oxidoreductase (PFAM: FAD dependent oxidoreductase~KEGG: mrd:Mrad2831_0049 FAD dependent oxidoreductase), with protein MPSSLIIGAGMAGLAAARKLSTQGWDVVVLDKGRGVGGRLATRRIEQAKADHGAQYFSATTPELQELVQELLADKVITEWKPTQPSPADTVFKKPHYVGVEGMNAVAKALSKDLTVRTAETVISFRVEENQWLVETESGGQYRADALLITIPAPQALALIEKSGFPIVSADKSVLSAIRYQPCIAVMVALNKPSLLPAPGAVRYETSDIAWVADNAQKGISPGQPSVTIHASADFSRTHFDGDLNAIGQQLVDQLPDLIPADNISTVQVHRWRYSLTDQRHPAPFLKAEAPLSLLFGGDGFGKGNVEGAFTSGLAMAGCTANL; from the coding sequence ATGCCATCTTCTCTTATTATTGGTGCGGGTATGGCCGGTCTGGCTGCGGCCCGCAAATTGAGTACTCAGGGGTGGGATGTGGTCGTACTCGACAAAGGTCGGGGTGTGGGCGGGCGACTGGCAACCCGGCGCATCGAACAGGCCAAAGCCGATCATGGGGCACAATATTTCTCGGCGACTACACCCGAACTCCAGGAACTCGTTCAGGAATTACTAGCCGATAAAGTCATTACCGAATGGAAGCCAACACAACCCAGTCCGGCCGATACAGTCTTCAAAAAACCGCATTATGTGGGAGTTGAGGGCATGAACGCGGTAGCCAAAGCGTTGAGCAAAGACCTGACCGTGCGAACTGCCGAAACCGTTATTTCTTTCCGTGTCGAGGAGAACCAGTGGCTTGTCGAAACGGAATCAGGCGGGCAATACCGAGCCGATGCGTTGCTCATCACCATTCCGGCTCCGCAGGCACTAGCCCTCATCGAGAAGAGTGGATTTCCGATAGTATCGGCGGATAAATCGGTTCTTTCGGCCATTCGTTACCAACCCTGCATCGCGGTCATGGTGGCACTCAACAAGCCGAGTCTCCTCCCCGCCCCCGGTGCCGTTCGCTACGAAACCAGCGATATTGCCTGGGTCGCCGACAACGCACAGAAAGGCATTTCGCCCGGTCAGCCCTCCGTCACCATACACGCCAGCGCCGACTTCAGTCGAACGCATTTCGACGGTGACCTCAACGCCATTGGCCAGCAATTGGTCGATCAGCTACCCGACTTGATTCCTGCCGACAACATCAGCACCGTTCAGGTACACCGCTGGCGCTACAGCCTGACCGACCAGCGACACCCGGCCCCGTTTCTGAAAGCCGAAGCCCCGCTTTCGCTTCTCTTTGGTGGTGATGGTTTCGGCAAAGGCAATGTAGAAGGGGCGTTTACGTCGGGGCTGGCGATGGCTGGTTGTACCGCGAATCTTTAG
- a CDS encoding transposase IS200-family protein (PFAM: transposase IS200-family protein~KEGG: gur:Gura_4391 hypothetical protein) — protein MPNTYTQIHLQLVFAVKHRTAVINPGWKYDLYNYITGIIQNHKHKLLAINGVPDHIHILIGMRPTQSLSDLMQDIKQSSSKWINEQQLTVGRFAWQEGYGAFSYGKSLLPAVINYIENQEEHHQTRTFLEEYRRFLNVFGIEYDEQYLFKPLE, from the coding sequence ATGCCCAATACCTATACTCAAATACACCTTCAATTAGTCTTCGCGGTTAAACACCGGACTGCCGTAATAAACCCTGGCTGGAAATACGATCTGTATAATTACATAACCGGTATTATCCAGAACCATAAACATAAGCTACTCGCCATCAATGGCGTGCCTGATCACATTCACATTCTGATTGGGATGCGCCCTACACAATCCCTTTCCGATTTGATGCAGGATATTAAACAAAGCTCATCAAAATGGATTAACGAACAACAGTTGACCGTCGGGCGTTTCGCCTGGCAGGAGGGATATGGTGCGTTTTCGTATGGAAAGAGCCTATTACCTGCCGTTATCAACTACATCGAGAATCAGGAAGAGCATCACCAAACGCGCACATTTTTAGAAGAGTACCGCCGGTTTTTAAATGTTTTTGGCATTGAGTACGACGAACAATATCTATTCAAACCGCTTGAATAA
- a CDS encoding glucose-methanol-choline oxidoreductase (PFAM: glucose-methanol-choline oxidoreductase~KEGG: pzu:PHZ_c2153 choline dehydrogenase), translated as MNLNINAQKAQTYDAIVVGSGMTGGWAAKELTEKGLNVLVLERGYEIKHVEDYKTAMQDPWEFEHRGKITTVAAEEHYASMFFSAKEGSQLNFTNDKEHPYIQKRPFNWIRGYHTGGKSLIWGKHTYRWNREDFMANAREGLGIDWPIRYEDLVPWYTYVEKFVGISGQAEGLSVLPDSTFLPPMAMTAPEMHFKKSVAQKLNRPITMGRVAHLTKPQPWHTAVGRASCQFRNRCTRGCPFGAYFSSLAATLPAARSTNRLTILHNAIVKEIILDDHAQKAKGVRVIDQNTLEVRDFYAKVIFLNAGTIGSTSILMNSKSARFPNGLGNDSDQLGRNLMDHHLAVGARADIPGFEDDHYFGARPGSLYIPRFRNWGNDKKRDYLRGFGYQGGASRADWARGGTEPGFGADFKKRMTQPGPWKMSLTGFGEVLPDPNNRFYLSPDKTDKWGLPQVVFDADFSANDRAMRKDIMNDGAEMLEAAGFKNVTTYDNPAAHMGLGIHEMGTARMGKDPKTSVLNKYNQVHTCKNVFVTDGSAMASASNVNPSLTYMALTARAASYAVAQLKAKSL; from the coding sequence ATGAACCTGAATATAAACGCGCAAAAAGCCCAAACCTACGACGCCATCGTGGTGGGTTCCGGTATGACGGGGGGCTGGGCCGCTAAAGAACTCACCGAAAAAGGATTGAACGTGCTGGTGCTGGAACGCGGCTACGAAATCAAGCACGTTGAGGATTACAAAACCGCCATGCAGGACCCCTGGGAGTTCGAGCACCGGGGCAAAATCACGACGGTAGCCGCCGAAGAGCACTATGCCAGTATGTTCTTCTCGGCCAAAGAGGGCAGCCAGCTCAATTTCACCAACGACAAAGAGCACCCGTACATCCAGAAACGGCCATTCAACTGGATTCGGGGCTACCATACGGGCGGCAAATCGCTGATTTGGGGCAAACACACGTACCGCTGGAACCGGGAAGATTTCATGGCGAATGCCAGGGAAGGACTCGGCATCGACTGGCCCATTCGCTACGAAGACCTGGTGCCCTGGTACACCTATGTCGAAAAGTTCGTGGGTATCAGCGGGCAGGCCGAAGGGTTATCCGTTTTGCCGGACAGCACCTTTCTGCCGCCTATGGCGATGACCGCTCCGGAGATGCACTTCAAAAAATCGGTCGCGCAGAAGCTGAATCGTCCCATAACGATGGGTCGGGTGGCACACCTTACCAAACCGCAACCCTGGCATACGGCGGTGGGTCGGGCGAGTTGTCAGTTTCGGAACCGCTGTACGCGGGGCTGTCCGTTCGGTGCTTACTTTAGTTCGCTGGCAGCTACCTTACCAGCCGCCCGAAGCACCAACCGGCTGACGATCCTGCACAACGCCATTGTAAAAGAGATTATCCTAGACGATCACGCCCAGAAGGCCAAAGGCGTGCGGGTTATTGACCAGAACACACTGGAAGTCCGGGATTTCTACGCCAAAGTGATTTTCCTGAATGCGGGAACAATCGGCTCTACGTCGATTCTGATGAACTCAAAATCGGCCCGTTTCCCGAACGGCCTGGGCAACGACAGCGATCAGTTGGGGCGAAACCTGATGGACCACCACCTGGCCGTTGGGGCCAGAGCCGATATTCCCGGCTTTGAAGACGATCACTATTTCGGAGCGCGTCCGGGCAGTTTGTACATCCCGCGCTTCCGCAACTGGGGCAACGACAAAAAACGCGACTACCTGCGTGGCTTCGGCTACCAGGGCGGAGCCTCCCGCGCCGACTGGGCGAGGGGTGGTACGGAGCCGGGTTTCGGTGCGGACTTCAAGAAACGCATGACGCAGCCCGGCCCCTGGAAAATGAGCCTCACCGGTTTCGGCGAAGTGCTGCCCGATCCGAACAACCGCTTCTACCTCAGCCCCGATAAGACCGACAAATGGGGTCTGCCACAGGTGGTGTTCGACGCCGATTTCAGTGCCAACGACCGGGCCATGCGGAAAGATATTATGAACGACGGCGCCGAAATGCTGGAAGCTGCCGGTTTCAAGAACGTTACTACCTACGACAACCCGGCGGCACATATGGGGCTGGGTATCCACGAAATGGGAACCGCCCGCATGGGCAAAGACCCGAAAACGTCGGTACTGAACAAGTACAATCAGGTACACACCTGCAAAAACGTATTTGTGACGGATGGATCAGCCATGGCGTCGGCCTCGAACGTAAACCCCTCGCTGACCTACATGGCCCTCACCGCCCGGGCTGCCAGCTATGCTGTAGCGCAACTGAAAGCGAAGAGTTTATAA
- a CDS encoding hypothetical protein (KEGG: psb:Psyr_1160 hypothetical protein) yields MIKRMRMFAGPNGSGKSTVKSVIDPNMLHNVGRPPL; encoded by the coding sequence ATGATTAAACGAATGCGGATGTTTGCCGGGCCAAACGGTTCGGGAAAGAGTACGGTAAAGTCGGTCATTGACCCCAATATGCTGCACAACGTCGGTAGACCACCGTTATAA
- a CDS encoding restriction endonuclease (KEGG: pca:Pcar_0295 restriction endonuclease), which produces MPLFDQTQLAVYTRKFTKLKQGGTPYGKAPHKPVFLITLLELIEKRLITENRVTITPELVATFKENFSLLVPTAHKDDFTQPFFYMQSEGFWFLKPMAGATIDSHIKSVHVLSERLDYAYFADDLFMLLTNDYARLYLKNTLLDHYFADTKAEFLRIKNAGRSYLLDLETYLLNEKEATYTPLQPTDDEETRFVRGGLFKKLVPKVYDFTCAISGMKVIAVDGSSLVEACHIVPISVSGDDKVTNGIALCPNLHTAFDKGMISVYERLRVVVSPSLADNVASPYNLKQFHGQPLRLPFGEVHYPKLESFRWHMRERFKE; this is translated from the coding sequence ATGCCTCTTTTTGACCAGACTCAACTGGCTGTCTACACCCGAAAATTTACGAAGCTTAAGCAGGGTGGCACTCCATACGGCAAAGCTCCTCACAAACCTGTTTTTCTGATTACCCTTCTCGAACTGATAGAGAAGCGGTTAATCACCGAGAACCGGGTAACTATTACGCCCGAGTTGGTGGCTACCTTCAAAGAAAACTTCTCGCTGCTGGTTCCAACGGCGCATAAAGACGATTTCACGCAGCCGTTTTTCTACATGCAGAGTGAAGGTTTCTGGTTTTTGAAACCTATGGCAGGAGCAACTATTGACTCACACATCAAAAGTGTGCATGTATTAAGCGAAAGGCTTGATTATGCCTATTTCGCCGATGACCTGTTCATGCTGCTGACAAACGATTACGCACGTCTGTACTTGAAGAACACACTTCTTGATCATTATTTCGCCGATACAAAAGCTGAGTTCCTTCGCATCAAAAATGCTGGTCGTAGTTATTTGCTTGATCTGGAAACGTACCTGCTGAATGAAAAGGAAGCAACTTACACGCCACTACAACCAACCGACGACGAGGAAACCCGTTTTGTTCGGGGTGGTCTGTTCAAAAAACTGGTTCCTAAAGTCTATGATTTTACCTGCGCTATTTCGGGCATGAAAGTGATTGCTGTGGATGGTAGCTCATTAGTCGAAGCCTGCCATATCGTGCCAATCAGCGTTTCCGGCGACGATAAAGTGACCAACGGCATCGCCCTTTGCCCGAACCTGCACACCGCTTTCGATAAGGGAATGATTAGCGTATATGAACGCCTGCGTGTAGTCGTCTCGCCTTCTTTAGCTGACAACGTGGCAAGCCCTTACAACCTGAAGCAGTTTCATGGTCAGCCGTTACGATTGCCGTTTGGCGAAGTGCATTACCCGAAATTAGAGAGTTTTCGATGGCACATGCGGGAGCGGTTTAAGGAATGA
- a CDS encoding conserved hypothetical protein (KEGG: scl:sce3960 hypothetical protein): MSQYVTDTMAIVLYLSKRKMPLAIKQLFQSADLGLTSIIIPAFVAVEISFLFAKGRIDVSLVDLQQHINKYPTYTFEPLTLSIIEASLPMTDIPELHDRLIAATARQYDLPVITNDPDITASAFVEVIW; this comes from the coding sequence ATGAGTCAGTATGTTACCGATACAATGGCTATTGTGCTGTATCTAAGCAAGCGCAAAATGCCCCTGGCCATCAAACAGCTTTTCCAATCTGCCGACCTTGGCCTTACCTCGATAATAATCCCGGCTTTTGTTGCGGTTGAGATCAGCTTTTTATTTGCCAAAGGGCGTATCGACGTTTCTCTGGTCGATTTACAGCAACACATCAATAAATATCCAACGTATACGTTTGAGCCACTTACGTTGAGCATCATTGAAGCAAGTCTTCCAATGACCGATATACCAGAACTACATGACCGACTTATTGCGGCCACAGCCCGACAATACGATCTTCCTGTAATTACCAATGATCCTGATATTACTGCCTCTGCTTTTGTGGAAGTGATATGGTAG
- a CDS encoding peptidase S8 and S53 subtilisin kexin sedolisin (PFAM: peptidase S8 and S53 subtilisin kexin sedolisin; proteinase inhibitor I9 subtilisin propeptide~KEGG: swd:Swoo_3530 peptidase S8 and S53 subtilisin kexin sedolisin), which translates to MFNHSLKKVLWSALVPALLAACQPTDTFQRQPDDVVRYGSQTGSARAAADVQKYIVTFKADPLITRSLPDNAGAYDARVQQMQGLISRLVGADIAGKTQEVYTTAIRGFAVELTAAELARLQRLPFIASIVPDQVVSLAVPTGTAITIGAQTIPWGISRVGGVRTYTGSHKAWVLDTGIDFDHPDLNVDLPLCRNFNNPRRDADDDNGHGSHVAGTIGAKDNNFGVVGVAPGVKVIAVKVLSATGSGSYSGVIAGIDYVATAGAAGDVVNMSLGGPVYTPIDEAVKGAASKGILFALAAGNESQNANNSSPGRTEHPNVYTVSAHDYNDKFASFSNYGNPPIDWCAPGVDVLSTWRSGGYRTISGTSMATPHVAGILLYGTPASRGPVSGDRDSTPDQMAKLPTVTP; encoded by the coding sequence ATGTTCAATCACTCCCTGAAAAAAGTTCTATGGTCGGCGTTAGTTCCGGCGTTACTTGCGGCCTGTCAGCCCACGGATACGTTCCAGCGTCAGCCGGATGATGTGGTTCGTTATGGTAGTCAGACAGGGTCGGCGCGGGCCGCTGCCGATGTGCAGAAGTACATTGTTACCTTTAAAGCCGACCCACTCATTACCCGCTCGCTGCCCGACAATGCCGGAGCGTATGATGCCCGGGTACAACAGATGCAGGGGCTGATTTCCCGACTGGTAGGAGCCGATATTGCCGGCAAAACCCAGGAGGTGTACACAACGGCGATCCGGGGCTTTGCCGTTGAACTAACAGCCGCCGAACTGGCCCGGCTGCAGCGACTGCCGTTCATTGCCAGTATCGTACCCGATCAGGTTGTGTCACTGGCCGTGCCAACTGGTACTGCCATAACGATAGGAGCGCAGACTATACCCTGGGGAATTAGCCGGGTGGGTGGCGTTCGAACCTATACGGGTTCACATAAGGCCTGGGTGCTGGATACAGGTATTGATTTCGATCATCCCGACCTGAATGTCGACCTGCCGCTGTGCCGTAATTTCAATAACCCACGTCGCGATGCCGACGACGACAACGGACATGGCTCGCACGTGGCCGGTACCATTGGCGCTAAAGACAATAACTTTGGTGTAGTGGGTGTTGCGCCGGGCGTAAAAGTAATCGCCGTGAAGGTATTATCGGCGACGGGGAGTGGTTCTTACTCCGGTGTTATTGCCGGTATCGACTACGTTGCCACGGCCGGTGCAGCGGGCGATGTAGTGAACATGAGTCTGGGCGGACCCGTTTATACGCCGATCGATGAAGCGGTAAAAGGAGCAGCCAGCAAAGGAATCCTGTTTGCACTGGCTGCAGGCAACGAGTCGCAGAATGCCAATAACTCCTCTCCGGGCCGTACGGAACACCCCAACGTGTATACGGTTTCGGCCCACGACTATAACGATAAATTTGCGTCGTTCTCCAACTACGGCAATCCGCCCATCGACTGGTGCGCACCGGGTGTCGATGTGCTGTCGACCTGGCGTTCGGGCGGTTACCGGACTATCAGTGGTACCTCAATGGCAACGCCCCACGTAGCAGGTATCCTGCTCTACGGCACGCCGGCTTCCCGCGGACCAGTATCCGGCGACCGCGATAGCACTCCGGACCAGATGGCCAAGCTACCAACGGTAACGCCCTAA
- a CDS encoding Cysteine desulfurase (PFAM: aminotransferase class V; aromatic amino acid beta-eliminating lyase/threonine aldolase~KEGG: bpt:Bpet2777 cysteine desulfurase): MLDTMMPFLTDNFANAASTHPFGISAHEAVKTARQQVADLLGCETHELVFTSGATEAINLAIKGVAENYSSKGKHIITVQTEHKAVLDVCVYLEKRGYEVTYLPVQPDGLLDLAVLQAAIRPDTILVSVMLVNNETGVIQPIEQIADIAHEAGAFFMTDATQAVGKLPIDVDKYNIDLLAFSGHKFYGPKGVGGLFVRQRRPNKVKLEALLHGGGHERGLRSGTLNVPGIVGIGKAAELARLEMAGAKETGTPERQRIESLRNKLETALLTIPGTRINGSPSNRLYNATNIYFENCDSDALIMGLEGIAVSNGSACTAASIDPSHVLLTMGLTEIEAFSCLRFSLGRFNTEADVVATVDAIKGVVEELRALV, translated from the coding sequence GTGCTGGACACGATGATGCCGTTTCTAACCGACAACTTCGCCAATGCCGCCAGTACACACCCGTTTGGCATATCGGCGCACGAAGCGGTCAAAACAGCCCGGCAGCAGGTGGCCGACCTGTTAGGCTGCGAAACCCACGAGCTGGTGTTTACCTCAGGGGCTACCGAAGCCATTAACCTGGCCATTAAAGGCGTTGCGGAAAATTACAGTAGCAAGGGTAAACATATCATCACCGTCCAAACCGAGCACAAAGCCGTGCTGGATGTTTGTGTTTATCTGGAAAAGCGCGGTTATGAGGTTACCTATCTGCCCGTTCAGCCCGATGGCTTGTTAGACCTGGCGGTGTTGCAAGCCGCCATCCGCCCCGACACGATTTTAGTATCGGTCATGTTGGTCAACAACGAAACCGGCGTTATCCAGCCCATCGAGCAAATTGCCGACATCGCCCATGAAGCGGGGGCTTTTTTCATGACCGATGCCACACAGGCTGTGGGTAAACTGCCGATTGATGTGGATAAGTACAATATAGATTTACTAGCCTTCTCAGGACACAAGTTCTACGGCCCGAAAGGCGTGGGTGGCCTGTTTGTCCGCCAACGACGACCCAACAAGGTGAAGCTGGAAGCCCTCCTGCACGGCGGTGGTCACGAACGTGGATTGCGTAGCGGTACCCTCAACGTGCCGGGTATTGTGGGTATCGGCAAAGCCGCTGAACTCGCCCGGCTGGAAATGGCTGGCGCAAAGGAGACCGGTACGCCGGAGCGACAACGTATTGAGTCGTTACGTAACAAATTAGAAACGGCCTTGCTGACGATTCCGGGTACACGGATTAATGGCTCACCCTCGAACCGATTGTACAACGCTACCAACATCTATTTCGAAAACTGTGATTCGGACGCGTTGATTATGGGGCTGGAAGGCATCGCCGTGTCTAATGGTTCGGCTTGTACGGCGGCCTCTATTGACCCCTCGCACGTGCTGCTGACCATGGGCCTGACCGAAATCGAAGCCTTCTCCTGCCTGCGGTTCAGCCTCGGTCGGTTTAACACCGAAGCCGACGTGGTAGCAACGGTTGACGCCATTAAAGGGGTTGTAGAGGAGTTACGGGCACTGGTATGA
- a CDS encoding conserved hypothetical protein (KEGG: cja:CJA_3100 hypothetical protein): MNRREALSRVSLMLGGTLSAPTLLAFDRWSRVPGEGAKIDALIPASQPLSLNEEQREVIARVAELIIPKTDTPGAIDTGVPAFIELMLRDGYTKPVQDTFLAGLGDLAGKGLLTASPDQQTRLLKQVEADALANAKAGSVSFWQLIKELTVWGYFTSEAGIKSSFDYQPNPGKFEAIKIRPGQKDFMYGNQV; encoded by the coding sequence ATGAACAGACGGGAAGCACTATCGCGGGTTAGCCTGATGCTGGGCGGAACCCTCTCGGCCCCGACGCTGCTGGCCTTTGACCGCTGGAGCCGGGTGCCCGGTGAAGGAGCAAAAATTGATGCGCTCATACCAGCCAGCCAGCCCTTATCCCTGAATGAAGAACAGCGTGAAGTAATTGCCCGCGTGGCTGAACTGATCATACCTAAAACGGATACGCCCGGTGCCATCGACACGGGTGTTCCGGCCTTTATTGAACTGATGCTGCGCGATGGCTACACCAAACCTGTGCAGGATACGTTTCTGGCGGGTCTCGGTGATCTGGCGGGCAAAGGACTCCTGACCGCTTCGCCCGATCAGCAAACAAGACTCCTTAAACAGGTTGAAGCCGATGCGCTGGCCAACGCCAAAGCCGGTTCCGTATCGTTCTGGCAACTGATCAAAGAGCTGACCGTCTGGGGGTATTTCACCTCGGAAGCGGGCATTAAGTCATCGTTCGACTACCAGCCGAACCCGGGGAAATTCGAGGCCATCAAGATCAGGCCGGGTCAGAAAGATTTCATGTACGGCAACCAGGTTTAA